The Bartonella australis AUST/NH1 genome contains the following window.
ATAAGGATATCATCTATCCTATTCTGTAAAGCTAGCTGAGCGGATAAAACCGCATGGGCGGTTCCTAAACGTTCTTTTTGTTGGAAAATTATTGCATCTTTTGCAAATGATCGAACGACTTCAGCAACATCTTCAGCCCCAGATCCGACAACCACCGCCAACTGCGAGGATTCTATCAATTCTATCTGTCTTAACACGTGACATATGAGTGGTAGTCCAGCTATTTTATGAAGTACTTTTGGAAGGGACGATTTCATACGCGTTCCCTCACCTGCTGCAAGAACAATAGAAAGGCAATTTCTAACCATAAAAATACACAAAATTAATGAGAAAACTTAAATAAATTTGTAGCATCATGCCAATTAATAGATTCAACCTCGCTCAGCAAAGGATATTTTTCTAAAAGCCAAAACGAAAAATTTTGCATAGAGCCTGTCAAAAATAAAATACCCGTAGCGATCAAAAAAATTCCTATAATTTTTTCAATTTTCCCTAAATGAACACGAAAAGCGCCTAAAAATCTCGTAAAGCTGCCCGAGAATAAAGCCGCCAGCATGAAAGGCACTCCAAGTCCTAGTGCATATATTCCTAAAAGTACAGCCCCTTCGCCTGCAGTTTCTTTTGTTCCTGCAAGTGTTATAATAGGCCCCAAAATTGGGCCTATACACGGCGTCCAGCCAAATGCAAAAGCTAAGCCAATTACATAGGCTCCCAAAGGTCCGGAAGGCATTTTGCGCGTTTGAAAACGCGCTTCTCGAAATAAAAAACCAATCTTGAAAACGCCCAAAAAATTTAAGCCAAAAATAATGATAATAATTCCAGCCGCAATAGCTAACCAATCACGATAATAGCCCACAAATTTGCCAATCGTACTCGCACTCGCACCCAATGCAATAAAAACAGTTGTAAAACCGAAAATAAAAGCAACAACGGAAGATAAAAGTGCTAAACGCACAGAAGTGCTCCCATTTTGCTTCGCCAAACGAAAATCGTCGATAGTTACGCCCGCCATATAGCATAAATAAGGGGGAACTAAGGGCAAAACACACGGCGACAAAAAAGACAACGCGCCGGCGAAAAATACACTAAATGTCGAAAATTCAGTCATCAAGGCTCTACACCCATTTTAAACTACTGTTTATATACTCATAAACGATAATCAATCTACCAATTCATCAAATTTTTGTGCATTCTGTACGTCTGCCAAAACGTTTACGTCTTCATCTTGGCCAGAAACTACTGCAAAAACCTTTTGATAAATTTGGTCTTTATTTTTGGCAATAGCAATATAATTGCCCTCAACTAGCACAAACGAAACGTACGCGCCAACCGTTTCATAAATAATATCACCGGAATCATTAGTGATAGACCAGCTTGTGTCTGCCAGCGCTTCCCCTCCTTCTTGACGTATTAACTTTAACACGATTTGGGCCGCTTGATGCTGAAGACTTACTTCTGTAATTTTACCGGCATCCACGTGGATATCTGAACGTATAATGGCATTAACTGAACCATAATGAGAAACGACATGATAACTCCCTGCCCTTAAACGCACAATTGACCCTGGCTTAACATCTGACAAAATTATACCCGTATCATCGTCTTCCTTCGCATCCTTGTATATGGTAAAAAGCAACTCCTTTTCATTAATTTTACCATTGAGTAACGTACCATTAAAAATAACGCCACCCGCGTTAAGATTAAAATTTTTGGTAAGGTGTTGACCGCTTTCCAAACTTATGTATTCTACC
Protein-coding sequences here:
- a CDS encoding cytochrome c biogenesis CcdA family protein, coding for MMTEFSTFSVFFAGALSFLSPCVLPLVPPYLCYMAGVTIDDFRLAKQNGSTSVRLALLSSVVAFIFGFTTVFIALGASASTIGKFVGYYRDWLAIAAGIIIIIFGLNFLGVFKIGFLFREARFQTRKMPSGPLGAYVIGLAFAFGWTPCIGPILGPIITLAGTKETAGEGAVLLGIYALGLGVPFMLAALFSGSFTRFLGAFRVHLGKIEKIIGIFLIATGILFLTGSMQNFSFWLLEKYPLLSEVESINWHDATNLFKFSH